Below is a genomic region from Eupeodes corollae chromosome 1, idEupCoro1.1, whole genome shotgun sequence.
GAACAAAGCAAGGACCAGTGCTTATAGATGATATTGCTGATGAGATAAGATTATGGATAAAAGACTGTTATGATAAAACTGGAAAACTTCCGGATTTTCCATCTGAAGAAAATGGTGGTTCATTGCACATTTTCAGCAGGGCAGGTAGGaagcaaaaataatataagaagTTGTGTTTTATTAGTTTCACACCATAAAATACACATTACCACCAAACGGGCCACAAAGTTCCCAATACTAactaactttaaaattgttaaccCCAAAAATGGACTAAAAAGAGTTCGAAATTCGGTCCAATTCTAAATCGCATTTTTTAAGATATCAGAATTTCTCAGAGCTGTGTTTTATCAGGTTTTATTAACAGAAAACTAATTTATGTTTTACTAGGAACGGAAAGTGAAATAAGTCGGTCATCCGCAAGATCATCAAAGGAATCTAGAAAAACGAAAGACAAATCAAAATCTCCAGCTAGAAGTGGCGACTTAAATATTACAGAAACACCAGATGGATTATACCACCAGAGTCAATCGATGTTTCTCAATGATTTGAAAAGTGGAATTGATGAGTAAGTTCTTACTTTAAATTTGCCTAAACTATAattgcaatacaaaattattttcgaaaccAAATCACCATTCTAATAAACTTACATATCGTAGATTCATTGAAGTTTGGAGAGATAACAATGAAATGGACAATCTTCATGAAAAGCATAACGAGGAAATTATTTATGCCCAAAAGTATACAGAAGTTGAACTGGAGTATCGTAAGATTGTTGACGAATTGATGAGGCAGGAGCTAGATCTTTTGCAGgtaaataattttactcaaaaaaaaaaaaagaatacagctGATAGGCCCTTTCTTTAAACGCATAACAGACAGCTGTTGGtaaaaaggcaaagaaaaatAGCAAGAAAACTAGGCGTTCAGGTAAAAAGggcaagaaaaagaaagaaaaagatcTTACGCCAGATCGAACAACTGAGTCTCTATTTGAAGAACTTGTAACGAATGGCATAATTCGAAAGTATCCTGATACTCCCCTAAGTGCCTATTTGGGAGATAAGTCATATGCCGCTCGAAATGGCCTTAATCCATCAGCTGGTGATGTGCGGCAGGTATTAACTGAATATTGTATTTTGCCGCTGGGTTCAGAAACAATTCGAAATTCTTGTCCATGTATTCGTTCTTTGATGTTGGCTGGCCCTAAAGGAAGCGGAAAAAGAACGTTGTTGCATGCTATATGCACGGAAGTTGGAGCTATATTATTTGATTTGACGCCAGCAAATATAGTTGGAAAATACCCTGGGAAATCTGGTCTTATCATGCTTATTCACCTTGTTTTGAAAGTCTCAAGACTTCTTCAGCCAGCAGTTATATATATGGGAGATGCTGAGCGgccatttatgaaaaaaattcccAAAACTGATCGAAGTGATCCAAAGCGACTGAAAAAAGATTTgtcaaagttaattaaaaatatagcaCCTGAAGACCGAGTTATTTTTATTGGAACATCAAGCTTTCCGTGGGAAGCAGATCAAAAGCTTCTTCAGCAGGCTTACAATCGATTTATATACATCCCAAGACCGGATTATGGAGCTTTGTCATTTGCGTGGAAGGCTCTTCTcgagtaattttatttatatattattttttactatgcatttgattttgaaaatatttgttgatttaTTAACAATAGTGAGCATAGTGGCGGTTTATGTCAACTTGATTGCAGTGTTATGGCAAAGATCTCTGATGGTTACACAATTGGATCGATAAATTCATGTATAAAAGAGGTCTTAACATGTAAGAGAAAGCTTCAATTGCGGTCACAGCCCCTTACTCATGTGGAACTTATAAATTCACTTtggtaatattattttaaatttattaaagtattgcaatgttgtttttattttctattcttaGTACAAAAGATCCAGTCTATtgcgaagaagaagaagcattTGAAGCATGGTGGTCTAAAACACCATTAGGCAGGCGAAAGCAACGAGCTCTGGATGAAGAGGAGCAGgcaaaaatggaagaacaaGTCCAAGCTTCTAAGCAAGGAAATGGAACCAGAAAGAAGAAGGACTGAAACATTGCAGAACTATACAAAAAGATAGTATTTTATATCTAATgtctataaaataaagtttaacgaATATTTACTTCAACTTTGgtacaaattttattgagtAGCTttcctaattttattttataagttttcaaatattaactataaaacaatttttatttattttcaattaaaacaaaattaagagatGCTTCGATGTCATTTCAAGCTACTCGAGATGGatcattattgttttctttttccattttattttatttcagctcAAAATTGTAGCTTTTGTTTCCTGTTTTACATTGAATTTGATTTACTCTTATATGGAAGTCATCCAAACTTGTGCTTCTCATTTGACAAAGGCTTGCATTCAGTTGAGGTAATTTGTCTTTGATTAAACTCTCTTTATTTCCCAAGCACCACAATATACTTGCATGAAATGATGGAttctatttaaatacaaaagtcacaacaaatattaatttagcTAAATCTTTTCATAATATATACTAAAAATACCTTATAGAACGTATTTAAATGGAATTCATTCATTAAGTTATCCATTTTGAGCATAAGTTTGtgtaatttatcaaaataaatgtcaccGACTGTAAGACCAATAAAGGTTCTTGTCTTATCTTCATTTACGTAGACGTTAAGTGACTGAAAAtcgagaaaaaaactaaataatattgtgtttgtatttgcaataaataaacaatttaacttaCTTTTCGGACGATGCTAAGGTTTCATGAATAGATTTCACAAATAATTGTATCCAATGATGCCGTAGAATTACAGTTTTCGTAAGACTCAAATGAATGTTTTCAGATTTCTGTAGTTTAATTgtagttttaaagaaattttgtatcATCGCTTGAAGTTCATTCATAATATCTAATTCAACTAAATATTTattgtgtttaatattttaattaatcaaatgttaaatgtatttttatattagatGAACTTTACCTGGTATAAAGACGAGAGTTGCCCAGTTGCCTCGTTCGTGTTCAAATGATCGGAGTCTTCCGCCATGTTTTGAAGGATCATCTACTGGAGTTGTGttaattaatttgttcataCTACTAATAGCTGAAGGCAAAGGGAgtctaaaagaaaataatagttATACGTAAACTATGATATTGCAAAATTTTAGCTTTCAACTTAAATTAATATGATTTATATGTAGATCATAGCTTTTTCTTGTTGCATACGGAAAATTAAGAACTTTTTATTcgataataaatataaaaataagtcggGTTTTCCTTCCTGACGGTATAACTCCAGAACGCATGGACCGATTTCCACGGTTTTGCATTCGTTTGAAATGTCTCGGCATCGTGAGATTTATAGCAGACaaaattcaggaaaaaaatcaacagaaaaGCGGTGAAGTCCGGTTAGCTTCTCATAGAAAGCTATTGTAATAGTtccgatttgtggaattgaaaattttcaaatttttcaacgtTTTAAGGGCCCTATATTCTAAACTAAAGCTTAGTTTTGGGAACCTTTTTTAGTCAACCATAGCTCTAGAAACGTCAGAGAAACCGACTTcaaacaaagttttgttttgaagataataagaaaaaaatgcaaagacgacttaaaaaaaaatgtttgatcatagagcaatttaagtaaaaagtgaaaaattcgGTTGACCCCAAACCcacttatataaaattttgtattacacATTCTGAGAAAATTTGgtataatttcgaaaaaatcagttatcttttttttaaaatcaaaaaaactgaaacaaaatatttgtcacgtagaatattttgagaacaaaacataatataaaatgcCTTGAGTACGACGTGCGAACATCGGCCGACGCGAAAGACATGCAAGCCAGCAACAAGTCACAATCGCTTGGCATTCCAATATGATCCCACTACAAACTACAGTAATGAACGGTTGGATTGTGCTGAGCAAGTGGAAAAGTCAAAATGTATCCATTATTTACGCCACCACAGCCACTGAAACCATTGTTCGATGGGAGTGATCCCGATTccaaacattttcttcaaaacatcCTTGAATACAATAACTGCTTTCGGCATCTCTTGGAGCTAACATAATTCGAGAAGGCGGCTTCATGCCAACTTGCAAGGTAAAAGATACAACACACACAACCAATCACTCACACCAATCAATCACTCTAACATAATCAATTGCAACATGTAACAACTAACATACACCACACACTACACCATCACATGATCAGAAGTCACATCGTATTCTTCaacaaataattgtttgcaATTACAGATACAAGGACAAATATATTATTTGCATAGTTCAATGGTGTCAACACCAAATGAACCGCatcaatttttgcaaatattcTTCATTTTGTCGATGGTGGATCACCTGAAAGTGCTGTGGGGAACACAACAGTTGAAGACAAAACTATTGAACAGTTGCAAGCATTTTTTCACGCTAATAACTCTGCGGTTAATATGTTTAAAACAGCATTGGAATAAATGCCATCGGATACAGACAAACATGTCAAAAGAGCGGATCGTACCCCAACAGGTGAACATGTGCGAAGATTCTATGCACCCACCGTTGATGATGTAGCTGCAAGATGGTCTTAACGTTTGGATATCGAAGAATGATGTTAAACGTCCTGCTTTTTTTTGTCGGTGGGCACGCTTCTCACATGTCCCTTGATTTGAGTAGTTTTTGCAGCAGCTACATCATTTTATATGCACTTCCTCCAAACACTACTGATATCCTTCAACCGGCCAATGTGGGTGCTTTCAAAGGTATAAAATCAgactatacaaatattttaaatgaatggcGCAAGCGTCCAGGTAGTCACGGCAGCATAATTAGGAGAGTTTTTGTGACGTGTTAGAAGAGCTCCTAAATTACAAGGAAAGGACTACCATCATACAGAATGCCTTCAAAAAATGTGGACTATTTCCATTCAAAATGCCTTAGAAGCTTTAAATGCTACTGTTTCCGATCTTGGTGGTGATGTTCGCGGTTCAAATGATGAAGTTCCTGCTGGTGTATCTGGAGAGTGTTCTGGCGTTCATTCTGGTGGCGAAGGAGATTCTAAGACAATCTTGATGCAGATCCTGGTGGTATATCTTTTCGCGGTTCTGATATTGGTCTGGTATTAGTATTATGGATGTTGATGTAAGTGGTGATCTTGGTAACGGTGATAACGAGGAATTCGTGGTCAACTTCGATTGCGATATAGGCCGCGTTGTGAACGTTGAAGGTGCTGATAAAGATATCTCAAATACAAGTTTCTTAGAAGCTGAAAGAGTGATATTGCAAGTAAAAGATAGTCTTGAAAGCAAACATATAAACAGTCAAGTTGTGCTGACGTTATTCGCCAGGCCaagcaaaacatttttggaGTGTATGGGATACCCCATTGAAGGGACTTTCGAAGTTGCTTGTGATGGGACATTATTAAGAGTACCTCAACCCAATCTTGACAGTGCATCATTACAAGAAAAAATTCCACAGGATTACGAAACAGTCATAGGTAGCTAAGTATAACTTATAATTATAAATCTGCTTTTTGTtaatacttgatttttttgtataaggtaCTATGGAGCTGGAAATAGAGAATGATaatattttgcaagaaattcCTTTCCAAATTATTAGGGAAAATGCACTGACTATGGGTAATTTGTATGCCCATTTTTAGggtcttaaaaaagttaaaattattacttatttatattACATTTTGACAGAAGCTCATACTTCAAAAAGCGCTGAAAACCCATCCGTTTTTGAAAAGCATCTTAAGTATCCAAAATCATACAAAACTccgtcaaaatattttttaacactcAAAAACCACCTATGTCAATCTCATGCCTGGAAtgcgtttcaaaaaaaaaacaaagaagacgaaaataaatttagagCTGCCGAAGGCGAAAAAAGGAAA
It encodes:
- the LOC129944824 gene encoding dynein regulatory complex protein 11, encoding MSNHFYNEVWLQTQQELEGLAITDVDQQTREPTTERTILQTLIFELYLKYICIANRLEDVYDKMIHPQKRLLIRRILDSCLGRVVELKHDLVNIDMMEFSYNDEVMEKLKLSPQDTELHIPRYFQRERQTEIQFRKNAMDEILIKLGWLEENPQEEKLTEIEAIRLIQIHERARQGRLRAHFMKEIRLLKDKSKSENVQERTDSGLLAAMRIQKMWRGHTARRKTRRKKVEEMVLIGMIPPPSKKSEAREQMNQMFLERYNTQEEFRKEYEKAVIQIREELRTKQGPVLIDDIADEIRLWIKDCYDKTGKLPDFPSEENGGSLHIFSRAGTESEISRSSARSSKESRKTKDKSKSPARSGDLNITETPDGLYHQSQSMFLNDLKSGIDEFIEVWRDNNEMDNLHEKHNEEIIYAQKYTEVELEYRKIVDELMRQELDLLQTAVGKKAKKNSKKTRRSGKKGKKKKEKDLTPDRTTESLFEELVTNGIIRKYPDTPLSAYLGDKSYAARNGLNPSAGDVRQVLTEYCILPLGSETIRNSCPCIRSLMLAGPKGSGKRTLLHAICTEVGAILFDLTPANIVGKYPGKSGLIMLIHLVLKVSRLLQPAVIYMGDAERPFMKKIPKTDRSDPKRLKKDLSKLIKNIAPEDRVIFIGTSSFPWEADQKLLQQAYNRFIYIPRPDYGALSFAWKALLDEHSGGLCQLDCSVMAKISDGYTIGSINSCIKEVLTCKRKLQLRSQPLTHVELINSLCTKDPVYCEEEEAFEAWWSKTPLGRRKQRALDEEEQAKMEEQVQASKQGNGTRKKKD
- the LOC129943004 gene encoding U6 snRNA phosphodiesterase 1, with translation MALVNYSSSSDDEIENDDQPPEPKIMKINTEKKLPLPSAISSMNKLINTTPVDDPSKHGGRLRSFEHERGNWATLVFIPVELDIMNELQAMIQNFFKTTIKLQKSENIHLSLTKTVILRHHWIQLFVKSIHETLASSENFFLDFQSLNVYVNEDKTRTFIGLTVGDIYFDKLHKLMLKMDNLMNEFHLNTFYKNPSFHASILWCLGNKESLIKDKLPQLNASLCQMRSTSLDDFHIRVNQIQCKTGNKSYNFELK
- the LOC129943003 gene encoding uncharacterized protein LOC129943003; translation: MDVDVSGDLGNGDNEEFVVNFDCDIGRVVNVEGADKDISNTSFLEAERVILQVKDSLESKHINSQVVLTLFARPSKTFLECMGYPIEGTFEVACDGTLLRVPQPNLDSASLQEKIPQDYETVIGTMELEIENDNILQEIPFQIIRENALTMEAHTSKSAENPSVFEKHLKYPKSYKTPSKYFLTLKNHLCQSHAWNAFQKKNKEDENKFRAAEGEKRKFERQMKTEGKKKTNKRKKTVRYGRGCDSCKNWFHLQCTNLSTMPCADAELQDFTCCYF